The following is a genomic window from Topomyia yanbarensis strain Yona2022 unplaced genomic scaffold, ASM3024719v1 HiC_scaffold_485, whole genome shotgun sequence.
AATAATCTGGGTGAGCTACGTACCCAGAGAAAACAGTGGATCACAGATGACACCTGGAAGAAGATAGAGAAACGAAGAGACACCAAAGCCGCGATTGAGCATGAGGAGCCAAAGCCGCAGCCCGTCAGCGCTCTTTGGCTCTAGAGAAGGAAGTGAAACGCTCATGTAGACGGGATAAAAGAGCGTGGGCAGACTGCCTAGCCGACGAAGGTGAGAAAGCCGCAAACACTGGTGACATCCGTCTCCTCTACGATATCTCACACGCTGCCTTAGGGAGACAAAGATTAATGCTACGATGCCCGTGAAAGACACGTTTGGACAGTTGTTAACCGACCGCGCTGACTAGCTGAAACGCTGgttcgaacaatttttttcgagtgtGGGACACGCCACCAACAACTCGGCACGATCCGCCAAGGGTTCGACGTATTACCCGCGTCAACACCGAAGCTCCATCATTGCAAGAGATATAAGCAGCCATCCGGAGCATGAAATCGAACAGAGCCCCAGGGGTCGATCGCATATCAGCAGAGATGCTCAAAGCTGACCTCGTAGTATCTGCACAACTGTTGCATCAATTATTCTACAATATCTGGGACACCGCGACTTTTCCGGCCGACTGGATGCAAGGCGTCTTAGTGAAGGTACCCAAAAAGGGTGACTTGACTGTATGCGATAATGTTACTGTGTATCGTTCTCAAAGCTCTCTGCAAAGTGATCCTGAATCGGATTCAGGAGAAGATTGACGCAACTCTCCAGCGGCAGCAGACAGGATTCCGTGCCGGACGATCCTGTGCGGACCATATTGTCACGCTCCGTATCTTCCTGGAGCAAGTCAATGAATTCTAAGAGTCTCTCCACTTAGTGTTCATCGACTACGAACAAGCTTTCGACCGTCTCAATCACGAAAATATGTGGGGAGCCCTGAAACGCCAGGGAGTCCCTAAGAAAATCATCGATCTAATTGAAGCACAGTACGAGGCATTTTCGTGCAGAATATTGCACGATGGTGTCTTGTCTGACCCCATCCGGGTCGTAGCTAGAGTTACGCAAGGATGTATTCTATCACCGCTACTGTTCCTTATCGTAGTCGACGAGATCCTGGTACGAGCGATTGACCGTGAACCAATCGTGGGTTGCTGTGGCAACCTATTACTATGGAGCATCTGAATGACTTCGAATTGGCTGATGACGTTACTCTCCTAGCACTACGGCGCTCTGACATGCAGAGTAAGCTTGATGATCTTGCCGATCGCTCCTCAGCGGAAGGTCTCAAAATCAACGTCAACAAGACCAAATCGTTGGATATAAACACGGTCAACCCTTCCAGCTTTACGGTAGCTGGGCAACCAGTGGAGAATGTCGAAAGTTTCCAATATCTTGGTAGCCAAATGGCGTCTGATGGAGGCACCAAGATCGGCATAGGAGCACGGATCAAGAAGGCGAGGGCTGATTTTGTGAGTTTAAGAAATATCTGGAAAAACAATCAGATTAGTCGACGCACCAAAACCCGAATATTCAACTCGAACGTGAAATCTGTACTACTATATACCAGTGAAAGCTGGTGCGTATCAGTGGAGAACACGCAACGGCTGCAGGTTTTCATCAATAGATGCCTGCGGTACATAATTCGTGCATGGTGGCCTCACAACTGGATCTCTAATGCTGAGCTCCATCGTCGATGTCATCAGAAGCCGATAGCGACAGAAATTCGGGAACGAAATTGGAGGTAGGTCGGCCACACTCTGCGCAGGGGCGGAAACGAAATCTGCAAGCAAGCGTTAGACTGGAACCCAGCAGGACATCGCAGCAGAGGCAAACCCAGAGACTCATGGCGGCGCAGCCTCAACAAGGAAATAaaagaagtcgacgaaagtttgGACCAGCAAGTCAAGGCGATGGCGGGCAATCGCCCAGGATGGCGATCTTTCACAACGGCCCTTTGCACCGCCAGGGGTGCGAAGGAATAAAAGTAAGTAATTAAGTAATAGCAAAGGACCGCTGCCGTAGCAGCTGACTACAACCAGCATTCGCGGCAGGGAGAACACGGCCGGTCGGAAGCGGCGAGAAACCGCAACCCATACCCGCCACCAGTAACATCCTCCAAGTGTGCCAGAGATCGGAGGAAATCGGAGTAAATAAATATGGTAAAACTGCGTCTTGttgttttgtttacttttgtttgtttacgaaaattcgAAATTCAGGTAGACTAGATGCCGCCCTGACAAATAGGGTCCGCCAGGCAAATAAGAAACCGAGTAGTGGGAAAACCCCTACTTTCAAACTGCGCACCCGGACCACGGGCTGACACTTTTGACGGAAACTGCATCGAAAAAGATTTATAATTCGGGGCATTCGAACTctaccgtggtccgtcactttctaggTTGGTAATCTTCTCCTCGTTCTCGTTTCGATCAAAATATATCATTCCTGGGCCCGTATTTCGAATCTCACGCAGTATTCTGCATAAAACAGATTCGCGGCATTGGAGATTGTCGCCGCGAAGTTCAATATAAACTTCACGACCGAAGAAGTGATAGACGATCGATTCAATTTAGTGGGTTCATTGACATTTAAAAATAGTTCTTCGCAACGACATTTTCATAAGGTTTCTAATACCTTTCCTTTTTTCTAACCCCCCTCATAAGATCGAACTCGAGAAGCTAAATGAAGCCACAGATTACATCAACAAGTATGAGGTGGAGCTGGATGTAAGTTAGCACAAGTTTTCAGGAAAGCGCCAAATAATATGCAATCTAATCCTCATTCTCACTTCTATTTTGAAGGAAGCCCGCAACGAGTTCCGAGAGCTGCTCAAAGAAAGCATGGAAAAGATCAAAGCAGTCGCGAAAAAACTGGGCAGTTCGATCGAAATCGCCAAACCGTACTACGAGGCTCGACTGTACGCTTCCCAGGTAAGTCCCAGCTTGCTTCGATTCGATCTTACTCTTCGCTGATTAAAATGTATCTTTCTtcgaaaaataaaatagttGGCCAAAGAAACGCAACAGTCGGTGCTGAACTTCGACAAGGCCAAATCTGTACATGCGGCCGCGAAGGAAATGGTCTTTCTCGCCGAACAGGGTCTCGGCGAGAAGTCCACACTGGATACGGCCTGCCAGGAGATGCTTACCCATGCTACCACCCGGGTCAATGAGTCGCAGAATGACTGTACGGAGATGCGGAACGTGCTGCGGATTAGCGAGTTGAAGTTGGACGTCGCTAACAATAGGGTTACCAAGCTGCACTCGCAGTTTAAGGGAGCAATTCGGGCGTCGAGGTAAGGTTGAGTTGATGTGGTACCGTAGACGTTTGCGTTGTTTTATGTATTAGTTCTGTTGGTTTTTTATCCCTTTTTGGTATTTTGTAGTATGGATGTTCGCAGAAACCTGCTACTGATGAATTTGCTTGTTTATCAGAATGAGTTATTGTTTTTGTAAGTATGTAGATGGCTTGAAGAGTTTTTCTATTTGTTTTTTCCGTCGTCAATAACTCAGATAACAATAACCGACAATTCACGATTTTTTCCCAGACCATACTACGAGTTACGCGCCAACTACAATGCACTGTTGCTAGAGCACAAGCAAAAAGTTTTGGACTTGGAAGCTAAGGTTTCGGAAGCCAAAATGACCTACAATGAGGCACTAAGCAATTTGGAGAAGATTTCGGAAGAAATCCACCAGCAGCGCAAAATTCGCACCAATAGTATAGATGAGGACGCTTCCTCTTCTTCCTCGTCGACGAATCATCTGCGGAACTCGACGACGCTGGGTGGACAGATGCTAACGTACAGCAAATCACCACCTGCAGCGAGGATCGAGTGCAATGACGAGTATCTGGAGTTTCCGGCCAAACTAGGTCTGAAGTCCAGTCCGCTCAAGCAGAAATATCTGGACAAGCTAGATTGTCCCCATTTGTTGAGAGATTTTGCACGGAAGACTAGTCCTAGTGCGGAGAGTGACTCCGATAACAACTATCTGTTCTCGCCGAATCGGACAATCGATGACATCACCAATATGTCTTCGGAAGATATTGAACAGTGGACGGAGATTCGGTTGTCACACTCGAACAGTACGAGCTCGGAGTACTCGCAGCGTAATTCGCCGCTGGATGATGATGGTAGTAGTTTACCACAGGAAGTGGTGTCCGATTCTACGGAAACGGATACGGACGATACCAATTCAGGACCAAGGTGAGTAGCTTCCGTTATGGCTATCCgtggaaattgattttttttttattcttgtaGAGTCAAAGCCCGCATAATCAAGATGGAGATCTACGATGACAGCGCCAATCAGAATGCTTCTGCCAAGCGTAACGAAGGCATCGCCGGATGGATCACAGGTCGTACGATAGGTCGCTCGGCATCCATCTCGATAGGGGGTTGTTCGCCGGTAACGGCGGATTCAAGCTACGGTGCAACGGAGGGGACCAGCTCCGGTAGGCGTCAGAGTTTGGACATCATCATCGATACCGGCGATCGGGTGAAGGATGCTTTCACCCAGGGGATTCAGCGGATCGGACGAAGCTTGGAACGACGGAACAGTGAGTCGGAGATTGCTCGAGACGGCGATTCCACTGGGGGGAGTAGCATTACGGGCGGTGGCGGTGGGAGTACTGGCACGGGGAGTAACTCTGGAACGGGGAGTGATTTTTTTCTCTTCCAACGCTCGTCGGATTCTGCGCGGGATGGCCTCTCAGATGAACAGGTTGAGAACCTTCTTCTAGGCCAGGACTGTTCGGACCTATTTCAGAACGTAGTCAACATATCGAAGTAGGTCGGGGACAGCAGCAATAATTCGGTCGAGCGGCGGTGTTTTCTGTGATTTTAACGAGAGCGGGGCCATCAAGGGAGACGAACGTGTGGCGGAGTGCTATATTGAAGCGGCTAGAAATTATACACTTATTAAGCAATTACTCACGGTAGAAAAAGTAGTGTTTCAAAGAAATTTGTAGGTTAAGAAAACAAGCCCACTGCGGAAACGTTCAGGATGAAGTATAAGGTGACGTATAAACATTTGACAGGATGACCGATGGGGTGACAACATCGCAGCTAGCCGCGAAATTATTCAATTTTCTTATGCGAGGTGACTTACTAATCCAAAACAAACCATATCAACCAACATGGAAGGGGTATGATAGATTTTCAAAATCGGCGAAGGACATTTTTTCACGTAACTTCTGGGAAGTTGGAACCAAAAGAATGGACTTCGGACTTAATAACAATTGGAGAGCAATTTTAACCTATTAAATTAGCTTCGCGGATATTTGGAATGTTGTCCCTCGTTTCGGTCATTCTTTCAGGGAATTGTTTGATGAGTAGAATGCTGATGAGATGGGTAAAAAGACTATTCCTATGAGTTGCATTTGTTGACAAACGGTATTGAATCGCTGTAGCTGTAGGGCCTAGCTGCCCCTTAGTCCATCATAACCTATGTTAATGATGGAGCCATATAGAATAAATGTCATAAATAAATACCGAAACAAAACTGCTGCTTACAAGACATATATTGCGCATTACGTTGACTGTATATGAACAGACAAAAATAAAGATTTCGTAGTGAAACATGGAAGCTATTGTATGGATATTATTACAACCAAACATATTGTGAGAAATAAAGCAATTTTAGCTGTCAAACAATGGACTGTGGTTCAAGCAACAAGAATATTGAATAATCTCAATAAGATGACAGAGGTAGTCCTTGGTAGTGCTGATTCTAGCttctcaatattttttattcccTAAAACATTGAAAGAGAGACGACCCAACAATCATTTCGGCTGCCTTAGATTCAATGATAATTACATACTAACTATCGTATGAAATGCGATTACATTCTTTTTACGCTATTCTTGCTTTACCCTAAAGCAAACACTTACATATATTTCCTATACATTTACAACATATACACATTTCACAGAATTTGAAGACACAATTTAAAACCATTTGTACGAACAACCATCTACTCCTGCCCGGCAGGACCAGCATTAAAACAGTTTCTGAAACTTCAGCTTGTCTTCGATATCCTTCATCCGTATCAGTTCCTGCAGGTGCTTTAGCTCTTTGGCCACCGTTGCTGCGAGCGCCGGTTCTAGCTCGGCCGCTCGCTCGAAATCCTCTCGAGCTTTATCAGGATTCCACGCTCCCACGTGCGCTTTGGCCCTTCGAAACAGTGCCTTCACGTTATTTTTATCGTATTTGTCCAGCACTTCCGTGCAGTGTTCGATCACCGCGTAATAATCTTTCTCCAGTAGTTTGCACTGCGAAAAATTCAGTAGAAGCGGAACTTTGAGTTCAGCCAGCACCAGCCAATCCGTGTCGTTAGGTTTTTCCCtattaattaaaagaaaaatgttATTATAATAACTCAAAAATTTGACAACCTTACTTCAGCATCAGCTGTTCTACCAATCCAGTCGCATAGGAATACGCATCCGTCGCACCAGCAAAATCCTTCCTCGCATAGCACGCATTCCCCTTCTCCCGAAGCACTCCGACCTGAACCAACTTCTCCTCATCACTCAGCTGCCACGATTCCTTCTGGTACTCCTCGGGACTCTCAATCGACAAAATCTCCAGCACAAACTCCAAATCCTGAGGATTGTTAAAAATCTCATCCAAATCCTTATACCCAATTCCCTCATTCTGAATCGTCATCC
Proteins encoded in this region:
- the LOC131695632 gene encoding uncharacterized protein LOC131695632 is translated as MEHLNDFELADDVTLLALRRSDMQSKLDDLADRSSAEGLKINVNKTKSLDINTVNPSSFTVAGQPVENVESFQYLGSQMASDGGTKIGIGARIKKARADFVSLRNIWKNNQISRRTKTRIFNSNVKSVLLYTSESWCVSVENTQRLQVFINRCLRYIIRAWWPHNWISNAELHRRCHQKPIATEIRERNWRFLIPFLFSNPPHKIELEKLNEATDYINKYEVELDEARNEFRELLKESMEKIKAVAKKLGSSIEIAKPYYEARLYASQLAKETQQSVLNFDKAKSVHAAAKEMVFLAEQGLGEKSTLDTACQEMLTHATTRVNESQNDCTEMRNVLRISELKLDVANNRVTKLHSQFKGAIRASSMDVRRNLLLMNLLVYQNELLFLPYYELRANYNALLLEHKQKVLDLEAKVSEAKMTYNEALSNLEKISEEIHQQRKIRTNSIDEDASSSSSSTNHLRNSTTLGGQMLTYSKSPPAARIECNDEYLEFPAKLGLKSSPLKQKYLDKLDCPHLLRDFARKTSPSAESDSDNNYLFSPNRTIDDITNMSSEDIEQWTEIRLSHSNSTSSEYSQRNSPLDDDGSSLPQEVVSDSTETDTDDTNSGPRVKARIIKMEIYDDSANQNASAKRNEGIAGWITGRTIGRSASISIGGCSPVTADSSYGATEGTSSGRRQSLDIIIDTGDRVKDAFTQGIQRIGRSLERRNSESEIARDGDSTGGSSITGGGGGSTGTGSNSGTGSDFFLFQRSSDSARDGLSDEQVENLLLGQDCSDLFQNVVNISK
- the LOC131695630 gene encoding AH receptor-interacting protein, with amino-acid sequence MDPSVDDAKIVKETLHPGSKAVPFQDGTKIRFHYQTKKLDGTVLDDSRKLNKPMELVLGKKFKLEVWEVCLQRMALHEVARFRCDRSLVQQYPFVSKTIRDSLKPADQRKHCCGMTIQNEGIGYKDLDEIFNNPQDLEFVLEILSIESPEEYQKESWQLSDEEKLVQVGVLREKGNACYARKDFAGATDAYSYATGLVEQLMLKEKPNDTDWLVLAELKVPLLLNFSQCKLLEKDYYAVIEHCTEVLDKYDKNNVKALFRRAKAHVGAWNPDKAREDFERAAELEPALAATVAKELKHLQELIRMKDIEDKLKFQKLF